A DNA window from Eremothecium cymbalariae DBVPG#7215 chromosome 3, complete sequence contains the following coding sequences:
- the ECM19 gene encoding Ecm19p (similar to Ashbya gossypii AER054W), producing the protein MGRLKSYELVGFGLISLFGIYSGTKFFEPIVIEQLRQDGNLRTDIEIPKYDKEGNPVLPEDVLEHQKHWQKAVLQEVEDAEGQGSSNSK; encoded by the coding sequence ATGGGTAGACTAAAGTCGTACGAATTAGTTGGGTTTGGCTTAATCAGCTTGTTTGGCATCTACTCGGGTACCAAGTTTTTCGAGCCAATTGTCATTGAGCAGCTTAGACAAGATGGTAATTTGAGGACGGATATAGAAATTCCCAAGTATGACAAAGAAGGTAATCCTGTTTTACCGGAAGATGTGTTAGAGCATCAGAAGCATTGGCAAAAGGCAGTACTACAGGAGGTCGAAGACGCAGAGGGTCAAGGTTCATCCAATAGCAAGTGA
- the PEX19 gene encoding Pex19p (similar to Ashbya gossypii AER057W): MSSPADEYDDLDEYLEDPSKLDREEKSRTGSISSKDDSIKKPANDSAGARKEQNTDPEVAEMIEELQSQFQGLMTSEVEEADKEAVNSFKNLLGVLEKASVPHSPPEGQVNNDKKAEKPTSENKEDFKDIISNTLDRLKENSTNIDSKLEQEKKSQNSDEILSQLFSQLADGSDGLDGDNMDGAILNILNQMSSKEVMYQPMKEMQIEFVKWMEENSSKDEHKDKISTYNKQLDTVNKIIAVYEKADYSNEKYRNEITDLIDALEQLGDSPVNKGFNSGKSNQELNDFAKMLEVEGDENLGNIDKELENTCNTQ; this comes from the coding sequence ATGAGCAGTCCTGCagatgaatatgatgatcTTGATGAGTACTTAGAAGATCCTTCAAAGTTAGACAGAGAAGAGAAATCTAGGACAGGTTCCATTTCTAGTAAAGATGATAGTATAAAGAAGCCGGCGAATGATAGCGCTGGCGCACGGAAAGAACAGAACACAGATCCTGAAGTTGCGGAAATGATCGAAGAATTACAATCTCAGTTTCAAGGGCTCATGACTTCAGAGGTAGAAGAAGCGGACAAAGAGGCTGTGAACAGTTTCAAGAACTTGCTAGGCGTTCTGGAAAAGGCTTCGGTACCACATTCGCCACCCGAAGGACAGGTTAATAATGACAAGAAAGCTGAGAAACCAACTTCTGAGAATAAGGAAGACTTCAAGGATATTATCTCGAATACTTTAGATAGATTAAAGGAAAATTCAACTAACATTGACTCCAAGTTggaacaagaaaagaagtCTCAGAATTCAGACGAAATCCTATCTCAGCTATTCTCCCAACTCGCTGATGGTAGCGATGGATTAGATGGCGACAACATGGACGGTGCAATTCTCAATATTCTTAACCAAATGTCTTCTAAGGAGGTGATGTATCAACCCATGAAGGAGATGCAGATAGAATTCGTCAAATGGATGGAAGAAAATAGCAGCAAGGATGAACACAAGGACAAAATCTCGACCTACAATAAGCAGCTCGATACCGTCAACAAAATAATTGCTGTATATGAAAAGGCTGATTACTCTAACGAAAAATATCGCAATGAGATTACTGATCTAATTGACGCCCTCGAGCAGCTGGGCGATAGTCCCGTGAACAAAGGTTTTAATAGCGGGAAAAGCAATCAAGAATTGAACGACTTCGCCAAAATGCTCGAGGTTGAAGGCGACGAAAACCTCGGAAACATAGACAAAGAGCTCGAGAATACCTGCAACACTCAGTAG
- the ART10 gene encoding Art10p (similar to Ashbya gossypii AER059C): MAPTVSIRLHPSCNGEYYTEREIISGSIVLELKELTYIERLTVSLRGITQTTTIIETDRYHAQQSKQKLRWPYEKDRSTHVVFNESIILFPSKKVSDVLGEEEGGFGVTQGRYCYNFSFQLAGNHKCLSQHQAKYESFLEGEKAVINGSHLPPSFNDSNIGKNPESVDLFFYSLGRVRYVLKTDLTLGEPQKYSLAPGSLIADTQLIKFMPTQCNSCTDPCQYMVNPSRAVLSYCSPEVLLPGDAGNVTLQVNSKGLDQLHRMDYLFKQNTDKFDRLQLLFNKPSYGLDIKLVYLQLDLIEHVDYLANNIKNNNISQLTVMIEKMDYNLSLEKLHQTKNDMWELPIELGWNANLNRLRFNEENYTHRGNKLFSFTSCNIERRFWLKLKLSWKIQGMPINTEVIIDPVTVFADVAQSLIIQPPPEYEEPPPKYEEILP; encoded by the coding sequence ATGGCGCCAACGGTTTCTATAAGGCTACACCCATCCTGTAATGGTGAATACTATACTGAACGTGAAATTATATCAGGGAGTATAGTTTTAGAATTAAAAGAGCTTACGTATATCGAACGGTTAACGGTTTCGCTAAGGGGGATTACTCAGACGACAACTATTATAGAAACAGATAGATATCATGCTCAACAGTCTAAACAAAAGTTAAGATGGCCATATGAGAAAGATAGATCAACTCATGTGGTATTTAATGAGtcaattattttgtttccttcaaaaaaggtGTCGGATGTATTaggagaagaagagggCGGGTTTGGTGTTACGCAAGGCAGATATTGCTATAACTTTAGCTTCCAACTGGCTGGTAATCACAAATGTTTATCACAACACCAAGCTAAATATGAGTCATTTTTGGAGGGCGAGAAAGCCGTTATTAATGGAAGCCATTTGCCACCTAGTTTTAACGATTCCAATATTGGGAAGAATCCTGAGAGCGTcgatttatttttttattcattaGGAAGGGTTCGTTATGTTCTAAAAACAGATCTGACATTAGGAGAACCCCAAAAGTATTCTTTAGCTCCTGGTTCCTTGATAGCGGATACTCAGCTAATTAAATTTATGCCAACGCAATGCAACTCTTGTACCGATCCGTGTCAGTATATGGTAAATCCTTCTAGAGCGGTACTAAGTTACTGTTCACCGGAAGTCCTACTTCCCGGCGACGCCGGCAATGTCACCCTACAGGTGAATTCCAAAGGTTTAGACCAACTGCATAGGATGGATTACCTGTTTAAACAAAATACCGATAAATTTGATAGGCTGCAGTTGTTATTTAACAAACCTTCATATGGGCTTGATATAAAATTGGTGTATCTCCAACTGGATCTAATTGAGCATGTTGACTACCTTgcaaataatataaaaaacaataatatttcacaACTCACAGTTATGATTGAGAAAATGGATTATAATCTTTCATTAGAGAAGCTccatcaaacaaaaaatgatatgTGGGAGTTACCAATAGAGTTGGGGTGGAATGCGAACTTGAATAGACTAAGGTTCAATGAAGAAAATTATACACATAGGGGTAACAAGTTGTTTAGCTTTACCAGCTGTAATATTGAAAGACGGTTCTGGCTAAAGCTTAAGCTTTCTTGGAAGATACAGGGTATGCCAATTAATACGGAAGTCATCATAGACCCTGTTACGGTGTTTGCTGACGTAGCACAGTCGCTGATCATACAGCCCCCTCCGGAGTACGAGGAACCTCCACCGAAGTACGAAGAAATACTGCcataa
- the UBC9 gene encoding E2 SUMO-conjugating protein UBC9 (similar to Ashbya gossypii AER056C), whose translation MNSLCLQRLQEERKKWRKDHPFGFWAKPTKKEDGSMNLQKWEAGIPGREGTIWKDAVYPITIEYPDDYPSKPPKVKFPAGFYHPNIYPSGTVCLSILNEDQDWKPAITMKQILLGVQDLLTSPNPDSPAQEPAWRAYAKNVQEYEKKVLEQARRYTK comes from the exons ATGAATAGTTTGTGTTTGCAAAGGTTACAAGAAGAAAG AAAGAAGTGGAGAAAGGATCATCCATTTGGATTTTGGGCAAAGCCTACAAAGAAGGAGGATGGATCGATGAACTTACAAAAGTGGGAGGCGGGTATACCGGGTAGAGAGGGTACTATTTGGAAGGATGCTGTGTATCCGATTACTATTGAATATCCTGATGACTATCCTTCGAAACCTCCCAAGGTGAAATTTCCAGCTGGTTTCTATCACCCCAACATCTATCCTAGTGGTACAGTTTGTCTCAGTATCTTGAACGAAGATCAGGATTGGAAACCAGCCATTACAATGAAACAAATTCTTCTAGGTGTTCAGGACTTATTAACAAGTCCTAATCCTGATTCTCCAGCTCAAGAACCAGCATGGAGGGCATATGCTAAGAATGTACAGGAATACGAAAAAAAGGTTTTAGAACAAGCTAGAAGGTATACAAAATGA
- the SYO1 gene encoding Syo1p (similar to Ashbya gossypii AER055W) — MGKSKKRLRSSRSRSNPLGRNVEKEEQVRRKKIQPLLEKLQSVVANDRSMALGSISVLCEDPYMRELFLKEKLIQLVMNRLITDENTEIMVESFGLLRNLCLEGYDVATHLWRLDIWTGINAGFDKLLKSLDSMGENSKATKESKRLLFDFGDNLLSLVVALANGSDNIFNTVTSGVKLARLLQILSEVLRYGVSVQEVTTSATLKITTQLFNTVLDLLYTFSAESAAFIETIKEHNILAEFVNALPSLVIVNANELTKVLVQGILLQFLDMDISYVQASAVIQNTCSAIEHINLEEMKANLNLFTQDEEMTKLSNTEEISKQIRDYTKRRSDAMMKLQSLELSLDVITAVIELVAAKFEEGDKNVSENLVTIFTTSLPVVFQALFKDFGSRVLIAWNNLLWLFITVGINLFELPNKPWHNLWASMNELENDDLGNRLGKLSCMWALLKSVQLQNNSSQYLQLLQCNNVGFAQSIIDQFNLVENLDYEEQLDLKQRCLSVLSALAMFPHQVDVNKLVGQFFIQLLSKKDLPPRLLIDVLNHFIDIYSDAEFDYDRPVFVELNYLESLRQQVMPNLKTAFKFIDKNKDPQLKNESREAFTTLDSFIHYKVKERS; from the coding sequence ATGGGTAAGTCTAAGAAGAGATTGAGATCTTCTAGGTCTCGTTCGAATCCTCTAGGGCGGAATGTTGAGAAGGAGGAGCAAGTACGACGCAAGAAGATCCAGCCATTGTTGGAAAAGTTGCAGAGTGTTGTGGCGAACGATAGGTCTATGGCATTAGGATCGATAAGTGTGTTGTGTGAGGATCCTTATATGAGGGAgctttttttgaaggagaagcTGATCCAGTTGGTTATGAATCGATTGATAACAGACGAAAACACGGAAATTATGGTTGAGTCCTTTGGCTTGCTGAGGAATTTGTGTTTGGAGGGTTATGATGTGGCGACACATTTGTGGAGATTGGATATCTGGACTGGAATAAACGCTGGGTTTGATAAATTGTTAAAATCTCTTGATAGTATGGGGGAGAATTCAAAGGCCACTAAGGAATCTAAAAGGCTTCTTTTTGACTTTGGTGATAATTTGCTCTCCTTAGTTGTTGCTTTGGCGAACGGTTCTGacaatatttttaacaCTGTGACGTCGGGAGTTAAATTGGCTCGTTTATTGCAGATTCTGTCCGAGGTTTTAAGGTATGGTGTTTCTGTTCAAGAAGTTACTACATCTGCCACATTGAAAATCACTACCCAGTTGTTTAATACTGTACTAGATTTGCTTTATACTTTTTCTGCAGAATCAGCTGCATTCATTGAGACTATTAAGGAGCATAATATATTGGCAGAGTTTGTGAACGCTCTTCCCAGCTTAGTTATCGTCAATGCCAATGAGTTGACAAAAGTTTTGGTTCAAGGTATTCTGTTGCAGTTTTTGGACATGGATATTTCTTATGTTCAGGCTTCTGCTGTCATTCAAAATACCTGTTCTGCTATCGAACATATTAATCTCGAAGAAATGAAAGCCAATTTAAACCTTTTTACACAGGACGAGGAGATGACAAAGTTGAGTAATACTGAGGAGATATCTAAGCAAATTAGGGATTATACAAAAAGACGTTCTGATGCAATGATGAAACTACAAAGTTTGGAATTGTCTCTGGATGTCATAACTGCTGTAATTGAGCTAGTTGCTGCaaagtttgaagaaggtgaCAAAAATGTCTCAGAGAACCTAGTAACCATCTTCACAACCTCTTTACCAGTTGTATTCCAAGCTTTGTTTAAAGACTTTGGTTCTCGTGTTTTGATTGCATGGAATAATCTACTCTGGTTATTCATTACGGTAGGAATAAATTTGTTTGAATTGCCGAACAAGCCATGGCACAACCTTTGGGCGTCAATGAAcgaattggaaaatgacGACCTTGGAAATAGGCTGGGTAAACTAAGTTGTATGTGGGCATTGTTAAAGTCTGTTCAATTACAGAACAATTCGTCACAATATTTACAATTGCTGCAATGTAATAATGTGGGGTTTGCACAATCTATTATTGATCAATTCAATCTTGTTGAAAATTTGGATTATGAAGAACAGTTGGATTTAAAACAACGTTGTTTAAGCGTTCTTTCTGCTTTAGCAATGTTTCCCCACCAGGTTGATGTGAACAAATTAGTTGGccaattcttcatccaattGTTATCTAAAAAAGACTTACCACCCAGACTATTAATTGACGTTCTCAATCACTTCATAGACATCTATTCCGACGCAGAGTTTGATTACGACAGACCTGTGTTTGTTGAATTAAATTATCTTGAATCTCTGAGGCAGCAGGTGATGCCCAACCTCAAAACTGCtttcaaatttattgaCAAGAATAAGGACCCTCAACTAAAGAATGAAAGTCGCGAAGCATTCACAACCCTAGATAGTTTCATACACTACAAAGTAAAAGAGCGTTCCTGA
- the CCW14 gene encoding Ccw14p (similar to Ashbya gossypii AER058W), with amino-acid sequence MRSSTFVTSVVLAIAVCVSEVIATPPACLLACVAQVSKSSTCGLGKVSCFCNDQSDAIENCLKSICPSGDSDTALSSFKSTCSEHGASSGSQSSASSTSTVSKTSSVSSASASSASASSASASSASASSTPVGSGSSILSSTLVASSSAVHSSKASESTFASTTLSSSIIQGSTTPGLPLQQSIAGAESLVAGYGVAGFLMIAGMLI; translated from the coding sequence ATGCGTTCATCTACATTCGTTACTTCAGTTGTTTTAGCTATTGCTGTCTGCGTCAGTGAGGTTATTGCCACTCCTCCAGCTTGTCTATTGGCTTGTGTTGCACAAGTTTCCAAGAGTTCCACATGCGGTTTAGGAAAGGTTTCTTGTTTCTGCAACGACCAAAGTGATGCTATTGAAAACTGTTTGAAATCTATATGTCCATCTGGTGATTCTGATACAGCATTGTCTTCTTTCAAGAGTACTTGTTCGGAACATGGTGCATCTTCTGGTTCTCAGTCCTCTGCGTCATCGACATCTACTGTTTCTAAGACGTCGTCTGTTTCGAGTGCATCCGCTTCTAGTGCATCCGCTTCTAGTGCTTCTGCTTCGAGTGCTTCTGCTTCTAGTACTCCCGTTGGTTCCGGTTCTTCAATACTCTCTTCGACTTTGGTTGCTTCCTCGAGTGCTGTTCACAGTTCAAAGGCTTCTGAGTCTACTTTTGCTTCCACCACCTTGTCCTCATCTATCATCCAAGGTAGCACAACACCAGGATTACCTCTTCAACAGTCTATTGCTGGTGCCGAATCTCTAGTCGCAGGTTACGGTGTTGCTGGTTTCTTGATGATAGCCGGTATGTTAATTTAA